Proteins encoded in a region of the Macrobrachium nipponense isolate FS-2020 chromosome 39, ASM1510439v2, whole genome shotgun sequence genome:
- the LOC135210338 gene encoding uncharacterized protein LOC135210338 — MVSPVPFALVVLVLVMVAGVPTQAAVLHGGSDVHKLVKSRGDYLNDLNPELVTLLQQTLPEIHDIRIIDGPDGPRLDMPLSGCRDSLDCHHRFTNYLGLLVRMMETGKRRK; from the exons ATGGTGAGCCCCGTGCCCTTTGCTTTGGTGGTATTGGTGCTCGTAATGGTCGCTGGAGTACCAACACAGGCCGCTGTACTACatg GTGGCTCTGACGTCCATAAACTTGTCAAGTCCCGAGGTGACTACCTCAACGACCTCAACCCGGAATTAGTGACTCTACTTCAGCAGACCCTCCCCGAGATTCACGACATCAGGATTATCGATG GACCCGACGGACCAAGGCTGGACATGCCCCTGAGCGGCTGCCGCGACTCCTTGGACTGCCACCACCGATTCACCAATTACCTGGGACTCTTGGTCAGGATGATGGAAACTGGAAAGAGaaggaagtaa